Below is a window of Coriobacterium glomerans PW2 DNA.
TGGCGCTCGTGCAAAAAAGAGTCAAGCGCAGCTTCGGCGTCGATCTCGAGCCTGAGATTCGTCGCGTCGGTGAGTTCTAGCGATCAGGACAGCCCGAGTTCCGAGGCCCTGTACAGATACAATGCGATAACCGCGCACCCGACGGCCACGCACAGAATGCCGAGCGAGATGCCCAGCTTGGCGATACCGCTGCGAGCCGATCTCGTCTTCAACGCGACGACTCCCAAGATGATCGCGATGAGGGCGCATAAGAGGCCCGCAAGCGCCGGCAGCAGGTAGCCCGCAGGAAAGCTCGCGGCACCGAAGAGCACAGACGCGATCGACACCGCGGGCCCGCGTTGGGGCCTGGCCTCGCAGATCTTTGAATTCGATGTCGAGGAGTGGGACCTCGTTGTCTGATCCGTCGTTTCGTCCAAGGTGGCTCTGCCTTTCAAACAGCTCGTGCGGCACCAGGATCGCAACCGCAGGGGCGCATCTCGAATGTAATGGGCTGAAAGGATATCAGGTTGCGGGTTCCAGGGTGCGCAGCCTCTGTGAATTCTTGTCATCTCAGCCTGCTTGCCGCCTCTGGCGATGTGCTAGTGTCGGTGGATACGGGGCGCGTCACCTAGAGGAACGGTTGCAGACAGCCGAGTGAGGCGCCGGGGAGGAGGGCTATGGATGCGATCGATCTCGAGAGGATCGCCCGCGCGGTGGCTGAAGGCGATCTGACCCCTGCGGATCTCATCGAGCATCTGCGGGTCGAATCGGTGAGCGATCTTGGTTATGCGCAGGTGGACAATGAGCGCGGCGTCCGGACAGGGGTTTCAGAGATCATCTACGGGGAGGGGAAGACCCCTTCCCAGATCGCCGGCATCGTAGCTGCCATGCGAGACGCCGGTCAGCGACGCGCTCTCATCACGCGCCTCGATGCCGAGAAGGCGTCCAGCCTGCAGGTGCTAGGAGTGGATATCGCCTATCATGAGCGCGCCCGCGCCGCCGTGAGCGGACCGCTGCCGGATGCGGACGGCAACGGCGAGATACTCGTGCTCACAGCAGGCACAAGCGATCTCGCGGTCGCCGATGAGGCGGTGCTCACCGCGCGGTTCCTCGGCAACCGCGTGACGTGCGTGCATGATGTCGGCGTGGCCGGCATCCATCGGTTGCTTTCGCACGCACGGCAGATCAGCCATGCTCAGGTGATCATCGCGATAGCCGGTATGGAGGGGGCGCTTCCCAGCGTCGTGGCGGGCCTTGCATCATGTCCGGTCATCGCTGTTCCCACGAGCGTCGGGTACGGTGCGAGCTTCGGCGGCATCGCTGCGCTGCTCGGGATGCTCAACAGCTGTTCGAGCGGCATCTCTGTTGTGAACATCGACAATGGATTCGGTGCCGCATATCAGGCATCGCTCATCAATCATCTGAAAGCAAGGGAGCATGACATATGATCTGCGACAACAACGAGGGTGCGGATGCAGGGTGCACGCTGTATCTGGAGTGCGGAAGCGGTATCGCCGGAGACATGCTTGTTGCGGCCCTGCTCGATTTGGGGGGAGATGCCGCGGAGCGCTCCGTGCGACGGGCGCTCGAGAGCCTTCCGGTGAGAGGGTATGAGATCTGCATCTCGCATGTGAGAAAATCCGGTATCCTCTGCTGCGACTTCGCGGTCTTGCTCGATCAAGACCATCAGAACCGGGATCACGATATGGCCTATCTCCAAGGGGCGCCGCATCATGGTCCCAAGCAGCATGCATGTTCGTCAAGCGAGCAACGGCGGCACATCCACCGGCATGATCACGCTCATCGCGGACTGGCTGATATCCTGGGACTCATCAACGGAGCCGACATGACGTCGGGCGCTCGCGCCCTTGCTCGAGACACCTTTTCGATACTGGCTGAGGCAGAGGCGAAAGCGCACGCTCTGCCCCTTGATCAGGTTCACTTCCACGAGGTGGGAGCCGTCGACTCGATTGTGGACATAGTTTCCGCCGCTGTGCTCATCGATCACCTGGGCGTGCAAAGCACGGTGATTCCCTCCCTCACCGACGGACACGGTTCGATCAGATGCCAGCACGGCGTCATCCCGGTACCCGTCCCCGCGACGCTCAATATCTGCGCGGCCCACGGACTGCCGCTCGCTTCCTCGCAGATCGCAGGCGAGCTCGTCACGCCGACGGGAGCAGCGCTCGCGGCGGCCCTTCGCCCGTTGTTCGAGCTGCCGGCGCGCTACACGGTGAGACAGGTGGGAATAGGTGCCGGCAAGCGCGCCTACGAGCGGCCATCGATGCTGCGGGCGCTCATCATCGAGGAGATGCCTGTTTCGTCGACCGATCAGATGGGCCTGCTCGGCTGTCCGGCCGGCGCGCGCAATACGGTCACGAAGATCGAATGCGATATCGACGACTCCACCGGCGAGGTGCTCGCGTACGCGGCCGATCGTCTGCGTGAGGCCGGTGCTCTCGAGGTTCACTGGATAGCGGTCCTGGGAAAGAAGGGGAGGCCGGCGCACCAGCTCGAGGTGATCTGCGACAGTCAAGCCGCCGCGCTCATGGAGCGGATCATCTTCAGCGAGACCTCTACGATCGGGCTGCGGAGCCAGCTCATGGAACGCACATGCCTCGAACGTGCTATGAGTTCTGCAATGACACCATGGGGGTCTGTCAGCATCAAGTGCGTGACACTGCCCGACGGCACACAGCGCAGGACGCCCGAATATGACGATTGCGCAGCGATAGCCGAAAGTGAAAATATCCCTGTTCAAAGCGTTTTCAACACTGCGACACAGGCGGCATATCGCGACGGTTGCCGAGATGAAGTTGTTCCGGTCTCATCCATATGATAGTGTGGTAAAAAATGCTAACATATTTAGAGCGGACAGTTTGTCCGCTTCTATATATGCAGATGTGACAGGGCAGCAGATAGCAGGTCTTCGCAACGGAGGTCTGTCGAGAGGGCGGGTGCGATGCGCTGGTTTCATAAGAGGTCAATCGGTGCAGGTGCGTGCGAGACCCACATCGGCCTGCATCGCCTCGCGGCCTTTGTCATAGCGGCGATCATCATCGCATGCACTGCGTTGTCGGTCGAATCTGTCGGATTTGCTGATCCCTCGTCTGGTGGTCGCGAGGCAGCTGTCATCGAAAAAGGCTCGGCGTCGGGCGAGAAAGATGGTGGCGATGCGCATGATGCTCATGGCGATGCCGCGACCGATACCGCAGATGCGGACGCGCACGGCAAGAAAGAGCCCGATACCGCAGATGCGGATGCGCACGACAAGAAAGAGCCCGATGCCGCAGATGCGGACGCGCACGGCAAGAAAGAGCCCGATGCCGCAGATGCGGGCTCGCACGACAAGAAAGAGCCCGATGCCGCAGATGCGGACTCGCACGACAAGAAAGAGCCCGATGCCGCATCGGGGGACAAGAACTCAGATGGTCCCTCAGCGGATGACCGCCCTGTGCTACATGGCATCAAGAGCATAAACGGAGAGCGGTTCACCTCCGATCAGGCGCACGGCACGTTTACCGTCGATCTCTCCGTTGCCACGGGCGAGTCGGGCGCGCTCGTGGAAGACATCATGAAGGTCGATGGAAACTCTTGGAGCGGAGACGGTGCCGACAAGGGCAGCTACACGTTTTGGAAGCTCAGCTTGAAGGGAACCGATGACGGCACGGACTACGGAACAAAGCAAAGGGGCAGCGGCGGCAACCAATCGAATACCGGAACCAACATCTCCCGGGTCAAGAAGGATGCGGACGGCGAGATCGAGTTCATTCCCTTGGATAAGAACGGCAATCCGGGCTCTTGGACGAAGGTGCACGGAAACGGCTCCGATCTGCAATTCGTTTTCTACTTTCTACAGGATATGCCCGTCGGAAGCAATCCGTCCTACGTGAAGTTTCATGTATCTGATTGGTTCGTTCGCGACTTCACGCCCCCGGGAGGTCGGGGAAGCTCCACGGGGAGAGGCATCATCGTCGAGGTAGTCGATCGAGACAGCGCCGAACAGCTCGCCCAGAGCGGAACCATGTATTACTACAGCACCACGTCTGGGGTGGAGACGCTGACGGCTGACGCGGTTGATCTGGGCAAATACCAGATCACCGGTATCGAGAAGTTCAAGGCGGCTGATCAGGGCAACTCGAGGCCGTGGACCTCTACTGCCAAGGAGGATGCGAACAACCCGATCGCAAGCTACACCTTCGATCAGATGCATGACGGCACCATGGCTGTGAAGTGGGATAAAGACGATCCCAACCATGTGATCTTCACCGTCAGCGTCAGCAGAACCGCTCAGGTGAGCCTCGAGAAGCGCCTCACCGGCCCTGATTCCGATGTCTATCAGAACAAGACCTTCACATTCTCGGCTGGGTTGGAGGTACCCGACGGCAATCCATTATCGACGGCCTACCCCGCAAAAGGGCTTGCAGACGGTGCGACAGAGGTCCGTGTGACCAAGGATGCTTCAGATCCGTCTCGCGGTGAGATCACCGGTATCGCTGCGCGACCGGGTGTCCCGATCACGATCAGCGGTCTGCCTCCAGAGACAGGGGTGCACTTCAGTGAGGCAGGTACTCCGGAACGCGATCCCTCGGTGTTCACGACTTCATTTGACAACGATGTTTCTCACAGCACCGACGGTTCCGCGACGGCTCGCGAGGTCGACCAGACCGGGGACAAGCGGCCCCAGACCGTCACGACGACGAACCGGGTGAGTTCGGGACAAGGCAAGCTTACCGTCACCAAGAAGTTTACCGGACTCAAGAAGATGACAAGTCAGGACCGCATCAATCTCAACGAGTCCTTTCTGATAGAGTCCGATGGCAAGGCCTTTCCCGCGCTGCTTCTCAACAACTGCACTGATGTTACGCCATCTGGTGGAATCTTGGATGAGAGCGCGGACGAGGTCACCTACACATGGAAGCTGAGCAGAGTTGCAACCGGGCCGGCCACGCTCATCGAGCGCAACTACGCCGTCTCCTCGACTGACGTCGCGGCACAGACACGTATCGGCGAAGGTTCCTACAACCTCTCCGACACCGTCGTACTGAAGAATATATCCGATACCCCTACGGCAGTGCTGTTCATGAATGAATACGGATCGGGCAGCACGGACCTGAGCGTTCACAAGAATTGGGAGCGCACCGAACAGGATGAGAAGCTCCCCGTCACCGTCGAGGTCGACTGGAAGGGGTCCATACCCGGCGCAACGGGCGAGGTGCCGGGGGGCCTTGTAGGCACCTACACCATCGACGCGAAGACCGATTGGGCGATGGCTCTTCAGGGGCAGCCGACGCACAGCACGGTGTTGGGAGATATAACCTACAGTGTGACCGAGACCGCTGTCGGCGGTTCTGATCCCGAGGATGCCGGATTCACCTCGACGGTTTCAACAGACGGAGTCAACGCCTTCACCGTCACCAACGAGAAGACGCTCAAGATCGGGCTCAGAATCAAAAAAGTCGACGAGGACGGTGGATCGCCGCTACAAGGTGCCGCATTCACTCTGAGCGATGAAGACGGGACCCCCGTCGGTGAGGAGACCAAGGTCGATTCGGATGGCGTCGCAGCCTTCGATGATGTTCGCGTCGGTTCCTACCTCATCTCCGAGACGTGCGCGCCCGCCGGCTACCAGCTCGCCGCGAACCCTTACCGGCTCAACGTATCGGTTGACGCTGTCACCGTGTTCGTGCCCGATGCTCAAGGCCACTACCCGGATACCGGTGTCGTCGTGCCGGCCTCAGAGGACGGGGCGTATCGGATGACGTTCTCCGACCGGAAGGCTCCGAACCTTCCCTCGACGGGGCTGCCGGGCCCTGCGATAGCCGAGGCGGCAGCTGTGACCGTCGCGGTCGCAGCGGGCCTGCATGCTCTGGCGTCGGCATTCGTGCGCAGACAGGGTTGATCAAGGGGCGGGGATGCCGAATGGAACCGGTGGCACTTGTGAATCAGCCTTCGGTCGCATAGAGTTGATCTGAGCCGGGCAGATAGTTCGTATTCGCCCCGCCCGGCCGCGGTCGAGAGGATCTTGTCATGAAATACCTTGTTGCATCCGATATCCACGGATCCGCCTATTGGACCGAGCGGCTGCTGGAGACCATTGAAGAGGAGCGGCCCGATTGCATCTGCCTTCTGGGCGACCTGCTCTATCATGGCCCGCGCAACGATCTGCCGCGCGATTATGCGCCCAAGCGCGTACTCGCTCAACTCAACGAACTCGCCGGAAGCGTGCGCCTGCTCGCCGTTCGCGGGAACTGCGATTCCGAGGTCGACCAGATGGTTCTGTCTTTTCCGTGCATGGCCGACTATCTCGTCGCATTCGATCAGGCGAGCGGATGCGAGCTGTTCTTGACTCACGGCCACGTGTTCGGTCCCGGGCTCGATGTCAGCGTCGACAGGATGCCGCAGCTTCCGAGTGGATCCGCTCTCGTCTTCGGACACACGCACGTCAAGGTCAACGAGCAAAGCGCTGCCTGTCCGGGTATCCGATTGTTCAACCCCGGAAGCGTCTCGATTCCGAAAGACGGATCGAACAGTTGCGGTATCTATGAATCCGGAGAGTTTCGTCACGTGCTGCTGGAACCCGGGTCCTCGCGATGAGGGAAGCGGTCGATGCGCGAGAGGCCATCCAGTCGCTCATCGAGACCATCTGGCGATTGCGTCAGCCGGGAGGCTGTCCCTGGGATCGCAAGCAGACTCATGTATCCATCGCGGGAAATATGGTCGAGGAGGCATACGAGGCTCTCGACGCGATCGAGCGGGATGATACGGAGCATCTGCGCGAAGAACTCGGCGATGTCCTCATGCAGGTCCTCATGCAGGCTCAGATCGCTGCCGATGCCGATGAGTTCACCTTCCAGGATGTGGCGCGAGACGTCGAAGCGAAGCTCATCCGACGGCATCCTCACGTTTTCGCAAACGATGTCGCAGACGATGTCGCAGATGTCTCCGCCCTCTGGGATCGCGTGAAGCTTCAGGAGCGATCCGATTTCTCCGAGCGGCACGGTCGGGGCGGGTCCTCAGGGGAGAGCCTGCTTGACAGCGTGCCGAGGGCGCTGCCGGCTCTGCGTCAGGCGCAGAACGTATCGCGCAAAGCGGCGGCGATCGGCCTTGATTTGGATGATCGCGAGGCCGTCTGGGATCGGATGGACCGAGACCGGGCTGCGTTTCGGGCCGATCCGCCTGATAGCCCTGAAAGAGAGTCTGAACTCGGCGACCTTTTGTTCTCTCTTGTCAACATCGCGCGCATCGCCGATATCGACGCCGAACGCGCGCTCAGGGCGAGCACTTCGGCTTTTCGCAGACGCTGGCAGACCGTCGAGCGGCTCGCAGGGGAAACGGGAGCGAATGCGGAGCATCTGTCCGCATCGGAGCTCAATATGCTGTGGGATCAGGCGGGGCGCGAGGGGAGTACAATGGAGCGCAGCGCGAACAGGTGATATGGAGCGGGTGTTACCGCATTCGATTCGTGTCATCTCGTTGAATCCTCGACCGTCTGCCTCAACCTCACGGGGGAGGGCATACTAGCGGGGCTTATTCGGCTAATCGCGGATTCGGTCTTTGTCTGACGAGCGAAAGGAAGACAGCATGAGTGAGATTCTGGACGTCTACGGGCGCGAGGTTCTGGACTCGCGGGGCAATCCGACCGTCGAGGTCGAGGTCGTTTTGGAGGATGGTTCGTTCGGGCGCGCCATGGTCCCCTCCGGTGCCTCGACGGGTGCCTTTGAAGCAGTCGAGCTTCGCGACGAGGACAAGGGACGCTATCTCGGCAAAGGGGTCACAAAGGCTGTCGATCACGTCAACAAGGAGTGCGCCGACGCCGTACTCGGTATGGATGCCTTCGACCAGCGGGCTCTCGACGCGGCGCTGCTCGTCGCAGACGGCACGCCCAACAAGGCGAACCTTGGCGCCAACGCGATCTTGGGGGTCTCGATCGCCGTGGCCCGAGCGGCGGCCCAGTCAGCCGGCCTCGAGCTGTTCAGCTATCTGGGTGGCGTGAACGGTCATCTGCTGCCAACGCCGATGATGAACATCTTGAACGGCGGAGCCCACGCGGACAACAACGTGGATTTCCAGGAGTTCATGATCATGCCGGTCGGTGCTCCCACGTTCGCAGAGGGACTCCGGTGGTGCTCGGAGGTCTACCACACGCTGAAGGGCGTGCTGAAAGCTGACGGGCACAACACCGGTGTCGGGGACGAGGGCGGCTTCGCGCCTGATTTCAAGACGAACGCCGAACCGCTCGACTACGTCACGAAGGCCGTGGAGGCGGCCGGCTTCAAAGCCGGTGAGGACTTCATGTTCGCGATGGATCCCGCCTCAACCGAGTTCTTCGACAAGGAACGCGGTGTGTACATGCTCAAGGGCGAAGGCCGCGAGCTGTCGAGCGACGAGATGATCGATTACTGGGAAGGCCTCGTGGACAGCTACCCGCTGATCTCGATCGAGGATGGTCTGGCGGAAGAGGACTGGGACGGATGGGTGAAGCTCACCGCTCGACTCGGCGATCGGATCCAGCTCGTCGGCGACGATCTGTTCGTCACGAATACGAAGCGCTTGAAGAAGGGCATCGATTTGCATGCGGGCAATGCGATCCTTATCAAGGTGAACCAGATCGGCACCCTGACCGAGACGCTCGACACCATCGAGATGGCCAAGCAGGCAGGATACGCCTGCATCGTGTCGCATCGCTCTGGAGAGACCGAGGACGCCACGATTGCCGACCTCGCCGTCGCGACGAATGCGGGTCAGATCAAATCCGGCGCCCCGTGCCGCTCTGATCGCGTTGCGAAGTACAATCAGCTTCTCCGTATCGAGGATGAGCTGTATGCCTCTGCGCGCTATGCCGGAAGAACCGCATTTTACGGGATCGCTGCAAAATCTTGAAAAGCGGCCTGATCCGATTCCTGTGACCCAGGTGGTTCATTCACGGTGGAACGTCGAAGGGAGTACGCTCTCTTCGACGTTCTTCGTATGATGTGGGGTTGCCTCGAACCGAGGGCAAGTGAGGCGATCCGAAAAAAGGAGGGACCATCCGATTTCCATCGGATGGTCCCTCTCGGGTCCCTTCTGTCGCGCGCGACGGCTCAGTCGTTCACCCAGACCCTCTCGGTGCCGCTCTTGACGTGATCGGTTCCGGTCTGGACGCGCTGATAGGATCCGCGGTCCTCGCGGTGCGCCGGTACGTCGACGACGGTGGTGTAGTAGGAGGTGTCACTGAAGTTCAGATTGATGTGACTCATCGAGTAAGTGCGCAATTCCTCTTTACTGTGTGCCTTGTGGCCGTCGCTGAACGTGAATTCGATCACCAGCTTTTTGCTCGTCTTCGCGGGGACGTCAACCCAGTTGGACACCCATCTGTTCTCGTAGCGCGGCACGTCGGTGTAGACGTCTCGCGTCTCCCAGTGGCCGTGCTTGCCGCCGCCGCCGCCGGAGGGCGTCGGGGTCGGCCCGGGCTTCGGCGAGGCCCCCGATCCGGAGTCGTCCGCCTGCGCGGGCGAGTCGTCCCGCCCGGACTTGCTCGGATCGCCCGTCGCCGGGTCGGTCCGCTCGCTCTCGCCGGTCGCCGGGTCGCCTCCGCCGGCTGCTCCCGGGGTCTCCGGGGTCGGCTCGGCCTCCTTTTGCGCGGCGTCCCGGACCTTGTCGCCCGCGCTCGGCGCGGCTGCGGCGTTGGTCTCGATCGCGGTGACGACCCGCTTGCCGGCATCGCCCTTCAGGGTCTCGTCGCCGGTCCCGACGGCGAGCCTGGCGTTGGCGATGATCTCGGCGAGCTCGGCGTCGGTCGGCTCGGCCAGGGCCTCGAACCTCGCCTTGATCACATTTTTATCTCGATGCGCGTCCAGCCGTCCGTCCGATGCAGCCTCGATCTCGAAGGCCGTCTCCTTCGGGGCCCTGTAGGTGCTCCCGTCGGCGTTCACCGGCGGCACCCATCGGATCTTCCACTTTCCCGGGATCAGCTTCGCGATCGCGGTTCCCTTGTGATTCTTCGCGTCGGTGGGGTCCACGGCGCGGCTGAAGGTCCGCTCGTCGGCGCCGGTCGGCGTCAGCGTGGCCACCGCCGCGCTCGAGCCGTCCTTCCAGCCGGGCGCGTCGATGTCGAAGGCGACCTCGACGACGTCACCGCCTCCGCTCTCGCTTCCGGTCTCGGCTGCGGCCGATCTCCATCCTCCGGTCGCCCACGTCGCGCCCGCGACGCCCGCGACGACCAGGGTCGCGCCGATCGCGCCGGCGATCGCCCTTTTCCGATGGGTCGCGACCCATCCTCTCATCTTCCCCATCATGTCCATCAACATATGCGGTCCGTCTTCTTTCTCGTGTCAGATTATCTTTCGCATCTGGGATCGATGGGCCCGTCGACCTGCACGTGCTCGTCCTTCTGGAATCTGCGAATCAACATGTTGCTTGCAGGCAGGCATCATGTGAATCGTGGAGACGGCTTGTTCAGAGCCGATCGAGAATCGCGCTGGTGTTCGCCACGTTCATGGCATTCAGCACGAAATTTCCGGCGTTGATGAGGTTGGAGACTTCTAGCTTTCGGGCAATCTCCTGCTGATTGACTAGCATCAGCTCCATCTGCTTTGACTGGAGATGCATATATGCCTCGACGTTGCGCCTATGAGCATCGGTCTCGTAGAGGTTGACCATCTCGCTCACATCGGATGCGCGATGGTTTTTCACGAGCATGATGAAGCTCTCGACCGTTCTCACATTGTAGTAATCCGGAGGGAACCACGATGCGGTCCTCTCCAGAAGCTCCTGCCGCAGGCGATCTATCTCGCGGACCGTGCAATCATAGCGTGCGGAGTATTCCGCGAGCGCACGCGCATTGCCGGTTCTGATCTCCTTGTTTTCCGCATCCACCTTCGCGTTGCGTCTGGTGACCGCTGTCTTGGCGGCGATCAGGGCGATCACAACGGCGACAGCGTAGCTGCCGATGTAGACGAAGACAGCCGAAGGCGGGAGCTCTGCGTCGTTGGCGACGTGGATGATATTGGTGATGCCGACGAAGGCGATACCAACCAGCAGAGCGAGCCCGACGATCAGGAGCCTTCGTCTTCCTGTCGTCCATCCTCTCCAGAACAGCGCGAGGATCGCCATACAGAGGACGACCTCGTCGAACTTTCCGGTCAGAAGTCCTTTCAAAACCACAACGGCGACAATGGCGATGCCGAACACGAACAGCCCGTATTCCGACTTCTGTCCCACAGTTCTCGATTCCAGCCTTTTCTGCTCCTGCCGGTAGTTGAGCACCAGGGAGGCCTGTGTCGTGTACTGCTCCAGAATGAGAAGGAGGCTGTCCCTGACGAAGCACAGCTCATCCAGCAAACTTCGTCCGCACGGTGAGGCAGATGCAGCCGAAGGCGCGTCTCCGTTTCCCTGCTGCACCTCCCTGCCGCATTTCGGGCAGTATGCCCCGCCATGCTGGATCTCCTCGCCGCACGTGCTGCAATACATCGTTTCGGTTCCTCTCATGAGTCGTCTGCGGGGCTGTCGCGTTCACCAGTCTTCGGGAGCGTGATCGATACAATACGACCGAGCTGTATAACACTGATTCAACACAATACTACTGCATCTAAACAAGTGCAAATCTGCATAGGACATGAAACTCTCTTCAGATGGATAAAAGACTCGAGCGTCAGATCGGGGCGCGCATCCAGTTGCTGCGTCGTGCGAGGACCGGGCTGAGCCAGGAGAAGTTCTCTGTGGCAGCTGGGATCGATTACAGCTATCTCGCCGGGGTCGAGCAGGGGAGGCACAGGTTGTCGGTCTCCATGCTCAAGCGCATCGCCGATGGACTTGATCTTTCCATGTCGGAGATTCTCAAGGGGCTGTGATCAGACGCGCGCTCATCCCTGCTGGGATTTCAAGGTTTTCGCGGATCCGTCTGCGTTCGGATCTGCCGTCGCGCTCTCTCAGCGCGGCTCGGTCGCGCGCTCGCTGGCAGCCAGAACCCAGATGCGCCGCCCGAGATCTATGAGCATAGCGGCTCTTTCATCGTTTGCGAGGCCGTTTCGGCGCGCGTAGGCGGACGGATCAAGAAGAGACTCCAGCATGATGACATCGGCCTCATCGCGGTACACCTCGAGATCGCGCGCGTCCATGCTGATCAAGTCGGAGTCCACGGCCTCCACCATCACCCCTCGCGTCGTCACTCCCGCTACGACGAAACGCCGGCAGCCGTCATCGATCGCGCGCACGGCGTCTCCAATGCGCACGAGGACGCCCTTGCTGTCGCGCGGTTGCGGCACCTGAGCTCGGATGCGCTCCAGCATCGACTGAAATGCCCGCATCAGGTACAGCGGCTCGATCTCACCATCCATCACCTGCTCGAGTTCCCTCTCGAAGCTCTGTCTCGCTTGCCGCCCGTCGTCGACGAGCGCCCATGGTCTCCCGTATGGCTTTTCGAGCAGGGCGATGCCGCCATCGCGTGGATCGGCGAAGTAGGCGAGCACTCTCTTGCCGTCGCAGTCCTCAACCTCGAGGAGGCCGCTCAGGTACTGCTGCTCCACGGGTCCCTCGGGCAGATGCATGGACTTTTTCAGGCGACCCGTCAGGTCCGGTTGGTAGTCCCTCGCCCCCTCGCTGTCAGCCTCCATGCCATCGATGACGATCTCTTCATTCATGCGCGCATCCTTTCATATGATCCCCCGTTCGGCGTAGATGGCGTTCTTCTGCTGCCTCTGACTTGCGAATGATGGT
It encodes the following:
- the larB gene encoding nickel pincer cofactor biosynthesis protein LarB, producing the protein MDAIDLERIARAVAEGDLTPADLIEHLRVESVSDLGYAQVDNERGVRTGVSEIIYGEGKTPSQIAGIVAAMRDAGQRRALITRLDAEKASSLQVLGVDIAYHERARAAVSGPLPDADGNGEILVLTAGTSDLAVADEAVLTARFLGNRVTCVHDVGVAGIHRLLSHARQISHAQVIIAIAGMEGALPSVVAGLASCPVIAVPTSVGYGASFGGIAALLGMLNSCSSGISVVNIDNGFGAAYQASLINHLKAREHDI
- the larC gene encoding nickel pincer cofactor biosynthesis protein LarC; its protein translation is MICDNNEGADAGCTLYLECGSGIAGDMLVAALLDLGGDAAERSVRRALESLPVRGYEICISHVRKSGILCCDFAVLLDQDHQNRDHDMAYLQGAPHHGPKQHACSSSEQRRHIHRHDHAHRGLADILGLINGADMTSGARALARDTFSILAEAEAKAHALPLDQVHFHEVGAVDSIVDIVSAAVLIDHLGVQSTVIPSLTDGHGSIRCQHGVIPVPVPATLNICAAHGLPLASSQIAGELVTPTGAALAAALRPLFELPARYTVRQVGIGAGKRAYERPSMLRALIIEEMPVSSTDQMGLLGCPAGARNTVTKIECDIDDSTGEVLAYAADRLREAGALEVHWIAVLGKKGRPAHQLEVICDSQAAALMERIIFSETSTIGLRSQLMERTCLERAMSSAMTPWGSVSIKCVTLPDGTQRRTPEYDDCAAIAESENIPVQSVFNTATQAAYRDGCRDEVVPVSSI
- a CDS encoding SpaA isopeptide-forming pilin-related protein, giving the protein MRWFHKRSIGAGACETHIGLHRLAAFVIAAIIIACTALSVESVGFADPSSGGREAAVIEKGSASGEKDGGDAHDAHGDAATDTADADAHGKKEPDTADADAHDKKEPDAADADAHGKKEPDAADAGSHDKKEPDAADADSHDKKEPDAASGDKNSDGPSADDRPVLHGIKSINGERFTSDQAHGTFTVDLSVATGESGALVEDIMKVDGNSWSGDGADKGSYTFWKLSLKGTDDGTDYGTKQRGSGGNQSNTGTNISRVKKDADGEIEFIPLDKNGNPGSWTKVHGNGSDLQFVFYFLQDMPVGSNPSYVKFHVSDWFVRDFTPPGGRGSSTGRGIIVEVVDRDSAEQLAQSGTMYYYSTTSGVETLTADAVDLGKYQITGIEKFKAADQGNSRPWTSTAKEDANNPIASYTFDQMHDGTMAVKWDKDDPNHVIFTVSVSRTAQVSLEKRLTGPDSDVYQNKTFTFSAGLEVPDGNPLSTAYPAKGLADGATEVRVTKDASDPSRGEITGIAARPGVPITISGLPPETGVHFSEAGTPERDPSVFTTSFDNDVSHSTDGSATAREVDQTGDKRPQTVTTTNRVSSGQGKLTVTKKFTGLKKMTSQDRINLNESFLIESDGKAFPALLLNNCTDVTPSGGILDESADEVTYTWKLSRVATGPATLIERNYAVSSTDVAAQTRIGEGSYNLSDTVVLKNISDTPTAVLFMNEYGSGSTDLSVHKNWERTEQDEKLPVTVEVDWKGSIPGATGEVPGGLVGTYTIDAKTDWAMALQGQPTHSTVLGDITYSVTETAVGGSDPEDAGFTSTVSTDGVNAFTVTNEKTLKIGLRIKKVDEDGGSPLQGAAFTLSDEDGTPVGEETKVDSDGVAAFDDVRVGSYLISETCAPAGYQLAANPYRLNVSVDAVTVFVPDAQGHYPDTGVVVPASEDGAYRMTFSDRKAPNLPSTGLPGPAIAEAAAVTVAVAAGLHALASAFVRRQG
- the yfcE gene encoding phosphodiesterase, with the protein product MKYLVASDIHGSAYWTERLLETIEEERPDCICLLGDLLYHGPRNDLPRDYAPKRVLAQLNELAGSVRLLAVRGNCDSEVDQMVLSFPCMADYLVAFDQASGCELFLTHGHVFGPGLDVSVDRMPQLPSGSALVFGHTHVKVNEQSAACPGIRLFNPGSVSIPKDGSNSCGIYESGEFRHVLLEPGSSR
- the mazG gene encoding nucleoside triphosphate pyrophosphohydrolase, which produces MREAVDAREAIQSLIETIWRLRQPGGCPWDRKQTHVSIAGNMVEEAYEALDAIERDDTEHLREELGDVLMQVLMQAQIAADADEFTFQDVARDVEAKLIRRHPHVFANDVADDVADVSALWDRVKLQERSDFSERHGRGGSSGESLLDSVPRALPALRQAQNVSRKAAAIGLDLDDREAVWDRMDRDRAAFRADPPDSPERESELGDLLFSLVNIARIADIDAERALRASTSAFRRRWQTVERLAGETGANAEHLSASELNMLWDQAGREGSTMERSANR
- the eno gene encoding phosphopyruvate hydratase, with the translated sequence MSEILDVYGREVLDSRGNPTVEVEVVLEDGSFGRAMVPSGASTGAFEAVELRDEDKGRYLGKGVTKAVDHVNKECADAVLGMDAFDQRALDAALLVADGTPNKANLGANAILGVSIAVARAAAQSAGLELFSYLGGVNGHLLPTPMMNILNGGAHADNNVDFQEFMIMPVGAPTFAEGLRWCSEVYHTLKGVLKADGHNTGVGDEGGFAPDFKTNAEPLDYVTKAVEAAGFKAGEDFMFAMDPASTEFFDKERGVYMLKGEGRELSSDEMIDYWEGLVDSYPLISIEDGLAEEDWDGWVKLTARLGDRIQLVGDDLFVTNTKRLKKGIDLHAGNAILIKVNQIGTLTETLDTIEMAKQAGYACIVSHRSGETEDATIADLAVATNAGQIKSGAPCRSDRVAKYNQLLRIEDELYASARYAGRTAFYGIAAKS